Proteins encoded within one genomic window of uncultured Draconibacterium sp.:
- a CDS encoding MATE family efflux transporter has translation MKFQDYIPFYRRNLTLALPIVLSQIGQVTVSLADNMMVGHVGTTELAAASFANSVFMIGMVFGMGVTMGLTPLVGKAFGQNQLQKAIIWLKNGIAAHLTASVALTAIMFSIYFFLPYMGQPENVLHLARPYYLLLCSSYLPFMFFFTLKQFFEGIGNTKIAMQITLTANVINIAVNYVFIFGKFGFPEMGLMGAGIGTLTSRICMPLLFAYFILRNNRYKRYFVFARYQRIFKKDIQALLRIGIPIGFQLIVEVAAFAIGAVMMGWLGETQLAAHQVALGLATFTYMISLGISQANTIRVSHQMGEKDYVSLRRAVFASTHLVLMVMSLSALSFILARHILPLMFTTDENVIEVAASLLIIAAVFQLFDGLQVIMQSSLRGMADVTKPMLIAFIAYLLIGIPTSYVFAFVLNAGPQGIWYGYLVGLGTAGILFYFRFMGLLKRLT, from the coding sequence ATGAAATTTCAAGATTATATTCCATTTTACAGGCGTAATCTAACTCTGGCACTTCCGATCGTTTTATCGCAAATCGGACAGGTTACCGTATCGCTTGCCGACAATATGATGGTTGGGCATGTTGGAACAACAGAGCTGGCTGCAGCATCGTTTGCCAACAGTGTGTTCATGATCGGGATGGTTTTTGGTATGGGCGTAACCATGGGCCTTACGCCATTGGTTGGCAAAGCTTTCGGGCAAAACCAGTTGCAGAAAGCTATTATTTGGTTGAAAAATGGAATCGCAGCACATCTTACCGCATCAGTCGCTTTAACGGCGATCATGTTTAGTATATATTTCTTTTTGCCGTATATGGGCCAGCCTGAAAATGTTTTGCATCTGGCCCGGCCGTATTACCTCTTGCTTTGTTCTTCATATCTCCCTTTTATGTTCTTTTTCACTTTAAAGCAGTTTTTCGAGGGAATAGGAAATACAAAAATTGCCATGCAAATCACGCTTACTGCCAACGTAATAAATATTGCGGTGAACTATGTGTTTATATTTGGTAAGTTCGGATTCCCGGAAATGGGGCTTATGGGAGCAGGAATCGGTACACTAACCTCGCGAATATGTATGCCTTTGTTGTTTGCATATTTTATACTTCGTAATAATCGGTATAAACGATATTTTGTTTTTGCCCGCTATCAGAGAATATTTAAAAAGGATATTCAGGCTCTGTTGAGAATTGGTATTCCTATTGGTTTTCAATTAATTGTTGAAGTTGCTGCTTTCGCTATTGGAGCTGTTATGATGGGCTGGCTGGGAGAGACTCAGCTTGCCGCACATCAGGTGGCTCTTGGATTGGCGACATTTACCTATATGATTTCGTTGGGCATTTCGCAGGCCAATACAATTCGTGTAAGTCATCAAATGGGAGAGAAGGATTACGTGTCGCTACGAAGAGCTGTTTTTGCTTCTACTCATTTGGTTCTGATGGTTATGTCGTTATCTGCGCTCTCATTTATTTTGGCCCGACACATACTTCCATTAATGTTTACTACCGATGAAAATGTTATTGAAGTGGCAGCCAGTTTATTGATAATTGCTGCTGTATTTCAGCTGTTCGATGGTTTGCAGGTTATTATGCAAAGTTCGTTACGTGGAATGGCCGATGTTACCAAGCCCATGCTAATTGCATTTATAGCTTATTTGTTAATTGGTATTCCAACCAGTTATGTTTTTGCGTTTGTTTTAAATGCCGGACCTCAGGGAATCTGGTATGGTTATTTGGTTGGCTTGGGAACTGCAGGAATATTGTTCTACTTCCGGTTTATGGGTTTGCTGAAACGTTTGACCTGA
- a CDS encoding alcohol dehydrogenase catalytic domain-containing protein: protein MKAVVLTGIRQMKLTEAADPELTSETDVKIKISTVGVCGSDIHYYSEGKIGSQVVEYPFKVGHECSGIIVETGKEVANVKVGDLVVVDPSVHCGTCDQCLAGRPHTCRNNKFLGCPGQIEGCLSEYIVMPSYTCFPVTDKLNARQAALIEPLSIGVYAVKLAQIQKKETAVGIFGAGPIGLSILLKLLADDVTKVGVIEPLDYRLSKAGEIGASWLINPINGEVEAAVQKQEELLLDVVFEASGDQKAVDNATKILKPGGKLILVGIPPDAQYVFDMDLMRRKELTAINVRRQNHCVEEAIDLVISGAVQVSKMVTHEFTLEETPVAFDVVEGYKFGAIKAMINF from the coding sequence ATGAAAGCAGTAGTATTAACCGGTATCCGGCAGATGAAGTTAACGGAGGCAGCTGATCCTGAGTTAACGAGCGAGACCGATGTTAAGATAAAAATCTCAACTGTTGGGGTTTGTGGATCCGACATTCATTATTATTCGGAAGGAAAGATCGGCTCGCAGGTAGTTGAATACCCGTTTAAGGTAGGGCACGAGTGTTCGGGAATAATTGTTGAAACCGGCAAAGAAGTTGCAAATGTAAAGGTTGGCGACCTGGTGGTTGTCGATCCGTCGGTGCATTGCGGTACTTGCGATCAGTGTTTGGCAGGGCGTCCGCATACCTGCCGAAACAATAAGTTTTTAGGTTGTCCTGGACAAATTGAAGGCTGTTTGTCGGAGTACATTGTTATGCCGTCGTATACATGCTTTCCGGTTACTGATAAATTAAATGCGAGACAGGCAGCATTGATCGAACCTCTTTCAATTGGTGTTTATGCAGTTAAGCTGGCTCAAATTCAGAAAAAGGAAACTGCGGTTGGTATTTTTGGGGCAGGGCCAATTGGTTTAAGTATACTTCTGAAATTATTAGCCGACGATGTAACAAAAGTGGGAGTGATTGAACCGCTGGATTACCGCTTGAGTAAAGCCGGTGAAATTGGTGCTTCGTGGTTGATAAATCCTATAAATGGAGAGGTAGAAGCTGCTGTGCAAAAACAGGAAGAACTATTACTCGATGTGGTTTTTGAGGCCAGTGGCGATCAGAAAGCGGTTGATAATGCCACCAAAATTCTAAAGCCCGGAGGAAAGCTGATTTTGGTTGGAATTCCGCCGGATGCGCAATATGTTTTCGATATGGATTTAATGCGCCGAAAAGAATTAACCGCAATTAATGTGCGTCGGCAAAACCATTGTGTTGAAGAGGCTATTGATCTGGTAATTTCCGGAGCTGTACAAGTCTCTAAGATGGTTACGCACGAGTTTACGTTGGAAGAAACGCCGGTGGCTTTTGATGTTGTTGAGGGCTACAAATTCGGGGCTATAAAAGCGATGATAAATTTCTAA